DNA sequence from the Streptomyces sp. HUAS 15-9 genome:
GCCACAGCCCGAGCAGCGTCCAGGGCGGACTGCTGGTACGGCAGGTCCGCGGCCTGCTCTGTGCCAAGTGCGCCAGGCAACTCGGGCGTCTGCTGCTCTTCCGTCACGGAACACTCGTTCATGTAGACAAATAGCTAAATCTTCACCAATACCCTAAGTGCTCTGATCGATGACTTCCTCCCCGGCCCTCCGGCAGTTCGCGGGTGCGGCGAGCTCACGAGGCGGCGGCGTCGCGGAGGGCCCGACGTCCTGTGGAGTGCGCTTCCTGGGCCGGGGACGGCTCGTCGGGCCCCGGGTTCGGGCGGTGGAGTTCCACGAAGGGGCGGCCGCCGGTCGTCCACCGGCGGGTGAGAGTCCAGCCGGAAGCGCCGGCGGCATCCAGCAGGGCGGTCGTGCCGACGCGGGCCCAGGCGAACGGCCGCCCGTGCCGCCCGTGAGCGTCCTCGACGCGGACGGTGAGGCATTCGTCGACATCGTCGCCTGCCGCCTCGACCAGCAGACGGCCGCCGGGGCGGACCAGGCCCCGCATGCGCACGAGCAGCGCCACCGGGTCGCCGCCGATCCCCACATTGCCGTCCATCAGCAGGACGGTGCCCCAGCGGCCCTCTCTCGGCAGGCGGTCGAAGACGGACCGCCGCAGGGCGGTTCCGCCGTGGCGCCGGGTCCTGGCGACGGCGGCCGGGCTGATGTCCACGCCGAGTGCGGGCACGCCGCGCGCGGCCAGGGCGGCCACCAGGCGTCCCGGTCCGCAGCCGACGTCCAGGACAGGGCCGAGGCAGCGGTGCAGCACGCCGGTGTCGGCAGTGTCGGGGGCGGCGCACCACCGCTCCACGTCCAGGGGGAGCAGTTCCGCCGCCCCGAGCGTGCGTGGCGCCATACGGCGCAGGTACAGCGGACCGCTTCCGGTACGCAGAGCACGGGCGTAGGGGTCGTCCGACCAGGGCTCACCGGGCTCGGCGACGAAGGGCTCCACAAGGAAGGGGGATGTCTCGATCACCCCACTCACCCTACGAACACAAAGCGGGCATAAGGGATTTGGTGTTCTTACGGACCGCTGACGTCGCCGTGCCTCGAACATCCCCAGAGTTGGGATACGGCGGCCCTCACGACGGTGGCCGTCGGCTGCGGGTGAACCCCCGCACGGCAACCACGAGGGCCGTCACCGCGGCCACGGCCACCAGCGCGATGAGCCAGTTGCGCGGATAATCCAGCGGAAGCACCGAGGCGTTGGCGCGCGGCCCCGGGCGCAGCAGAACCGGCAGCGCCACCACCGTCAACGTGCCCGCGGCCAGCAGCGCCCCGCGGACCGGCCCGCGCGCGCCACCGCGGACCAGTACCAGCCCGACCAGCAGCGCCGACGGCGCGATCAACGTGTCGTGCAGAACGATCGCCCCGCCCAGCCAGACCAGTACGTCCGTCACGTCACGGACGTCGAGCAGCAGCCACGCGCCGACGCCCATCAGCGCCACGCCGACCGCACCCGTGAGGTAGCGCGTCACCTTCATGCCAGCACCTCCAGCCGGCCCACCCACTTGGTCTGCAGCACGCCCGGACGGTTGGGGGCGATGAGGCGCGCCGGGTAGCCGTGGTCGGGGTCGAGTTGCTCTCCGTTCAGGCGCAGGGCGAGCAGGGTCAGCGGGTCGCGGGCGTGCTCG
Encoded proteins:
- a CDS encoding class I SAM-dependent methyltransferase, with translation MIETSPFLVEPFVAEPGEPWSDDPYARALRTGSGPLYLRRMAPRTLGAAELLPLDVERWCAAPDTADTGVLHRCLGPVLDVGCGPGRLVAALAARGVPALGVDISPAAVARTRRHGGTALRRSVFDRLPREGRWGTVLLMDGNVGIGGDPVALLVRMRGLVRPGGRLLVEAAGDDVDECLTVRVEDAHGRHGRPFAWARVGTTALLDAAGASGWTLTRRWTTGGRPFVELHRPNPGPDEPSPAQEAHSTGRRALRDAAAS